The Deferribacterota bacterium genome segment TTATAGCTTTAATCTCATTGTTACACAGGGATAATCCATATATAAGTCATGAAGATAAATTGTATGATCTAAATATTAGTGAAAGATTGATAGTATATAAGCTAGCCAGTATTTTAAAGATTGCTGATTCTCTTGATGCAAGTCATAAAAATATTGTAAGTGATATAGATGTTATTCAAGGTGATGGTAGGCTAAAGATTGTTGCTAGATCTTGGACACATCCTTTTTTAGAGGAGTTGGCCTTTAGTAAAAAATCTAAACTTTTTTTAGAGAATTATGGAATAAAACCTGAATTGGAGATTAAGATTGATTATGAATAATAAATATCCTTTTATTAATAGAGAAATTAGCAATATTCTATTTAACCAACGGGTTTTGTATGAATCAAAGGATTCAAATGTTCCTCTTTTTGAAAAGCTGAAATTTATAGCTATTTTTTCATCTAATATGGATGAATTTTATATGATTAGAGTGGCAGGCTTATTTGACCAGTTAGAGGCTGGATATTCAAAAAAAGATAGATCTGGTATGACCCCAAGGCAACAACTCGATAATATTAAAGAACTAGCTAGCAAGCTTTACAAAGAACAAAGCGATATTTTTGAAAGGTTGGTTGCAGAGTGCAAAAAGCATAATATTATATTTTTTCCAAAGATAGAGGGCAAGCTTTATGATATAGCTGAGGCAATATTTAATGATGAGATTTTTCCTTTGATTTCTCCAATTACTTTATCAGCTGCAAATCCTTTTCCTTTTATATATAATCAGAGATTGTCTATATTTATTGAAATGGAAAAAGATGGCAACATATTCTATTCACTTATTATAATACCTGATAATTTAAAGAGAGTTTTTAAAATAAAAATAGGTAGCTATAACTATATATTAGCTGTTGAGGATATTATTGAGAGATTCTTGGATAGAATATTTTATGGCTATAATATAAATAACAATTATCTTTTTAGAATCACAAGGGATGCAGATTTAAGCGTTGAAGAGGAAGGTGCTGAGGATCTTTTGAAATTAATTGAAAGTGAATTATCAAAGAGGAAAAAAGGTAAAGTTGTTAGGGTTGAATTTGACAAGGAAATGCCTAAAAACATAAGAGATTTTTTAAGGGATAAGATTGTTTTTCAGGATGCTCATATATTTACAATTAAAAGCAAGATTGATTTAACTTTTTTGTTTGATGTTCACGTTGAGAATAAAAAATTTTACTATCCACCTTTTAAACCAGTTTTACCGAAGGATATTCCACTGGATAATGCTATTTTTGATAGGATAAAAAAAGAAGATATAATATTATATAGACCATATAATAATTTTTATCTGATTACTCGATTAATAGAATTATCTGCGTGTGATGATAAGGTGCTCTCAATTAAGATGACTTTATATAGAGCAAATAGAGACTCTAATATAATGAAGAATTTAATAGTAGCGGCAGAAAAGGGAAAACAAGTTAGTGTGGTAATCGAATTGAAAGCTCGTTTTGATGAAGAGAAAAATGTAGAGTGGGCTAAAAGGTTGGAAGAGGCAGGTTGCTTAGTAACATATGGTTTTGTCAATATGAAAATACATACAAAAAATCTTGTAATAGTTAGAAAGGAAAATGATAGAATAGT includes the following:
- the ppk1 gene encoding polyphosphate kinase 1 gives rise to the protein MNNKYPFINREISNILFNQRVLYESKDSNVPLFEKLKFIAIFSSNMDEFYMIRVAGLFDQLEAGYSKKDRSGMTPRQQLDNIKELASKLYKEQSDIFERLVAECKKHNIIFFPKIEGKLYDIAEAIFNDEIFPLISPITLSAANPFPFIYNQRLSIFIEMEKDGNIFYSLIIIPDNLKRVFKIKIGSYNYILAVEDIIERFLDRIFYGYNINNNYLFRITRDADLSVEEEGAEDLLKLIESELSKRKKGKVVRVEFDKEMPKNIRDFLRDKIVFQDAHIFTIKSKIDLTFLFDVHVENKKFYYPPFKPVLPKDIPLDNAIFDRIKKEDIILYRPYNNFYLITRLIELSACDDKVLSIKMTLYRANRDSNIMKNLIVAAEKGKQVSVVIELKARFDEEKNVEWAKRLEEAGCLVTYGFVNMKIHTKNLVIVRKENDRIVRYNHLSTGNYNEKTALQYTDIDYLTADEDVGYENAQLFNYLMGYTEYVSNKKRIVLAPRELRDKLLSLIDKEIYEAKCQRKGHIIVKVNSLIDKILIQKLYEASQSGVKIELIVRGICGIIPQIEGLSDNITVRSIVGRFLEHPRILYFYNGGDEKYYISTADWMERNMDHRVESLFEIIDDRAKNVLMKILQYNLRDNCKSWQLIKKEYVKNKPVDEAPFDHQDYLTKNPIL